In the Rhododendron vialii isolate Sample 1 chromosome 2a, ASM3025357v1 genome, gcacaaacgtgaattaagtttaagtttaccgtcccaaattgggtggaattctgacaaaacaatcttcggattgaagcaaggtgttggaaattggcagtaccaccaagctgggaattcccgaacaattggatgatgacttaaatcaagaatcaatTGTGGAACCTAGAAAGCCTTCCTTAGTGATTATAAAACTTTGTCTTTATAGATAACCACCTAGCCAACCTGTTTGCTCGAACTACGTGAGGTGGTTGGGAAAGATTATAGGAATTGTTCTACCATAGAGTGGAGTAGTAGCAGTGTAGGTTTAAAACCTGATAACGTATAGAACCACGGAATAGGAGTATGAAGGATcatttcaacttgtattaggaaaaaTCTTATCTTAGgtccctacttgccattatattagaactctatgcttatgattgtaatttcctgtttatttgtgaaaaaaaaaagtactgttAATAAACTACTTTCAACTTTTGAAATAAAcgccatttgcaaaaagaaaaatttgttttagtagaCTGAAACCCCCTTTCAATTTcccctcgtagatggtgaatacGCGCTGCGGATTAGAATACGATAACGGAGAACCCTCAAATGCAAACCCCGACCtaacccaaatcatgcaagcgtttGTCGCTGCCTTGAACGCCAACTGCCAAAACCATAACCATAACTACGGACCCATGACCCGAACCCaagcaatgaacgagttctgcaaacgccgacccccgaccttcCACGGAGACACCAACCCCGTCATGGCCGAGACTTGGCTAAACGAAGTCAAGATGATCCTTAGAACCCTAGGGATCACCCAGgacggagaccgtgtggccttggccacgtaccaattgaagggagaagcccgctattgGTGGTACCTGATGGAAGCAACCcataccatagccaccatgacctttgccGAGTTCGAAACCCTATttctcgacaaatacttccccaCACCCCTTCGCCtggccaaggaacaagagttcctgaaCCTTAAGCAAGGAACAATGACCGTCACTCAGTACGAGGCCAACTACAAGGAACTGTCCCGTTATGCCTTAACCTCCATTCCAACCGAGgacaagaaggcaagaaggTTTGAGTCGGGGCTAACAACTGCTAGAAGGGCTGTGGTGGCTCAAGCCTTTACCACATATGCTGAAGTCATGAAGTGTGCTCTCCGGCTAGAGAGTGAAGAgaatgacttcaaaacccgGTGGAGGAAGGCAAATAACAGCACCGGTGGACCGATCCGAACCCATCCACCAAGCAACAACCGTGAACCTTACCtcaccaaaccctctaacctGCTTCAAGGCAACCAACTCTGGAAGACTACTACACCAGGGCGTGGCGAACCACAAAGAAATGGTCGGGACTTAACGACAGTTCGGTGCtacaactgtcaggctatgggccactacaGTCGCCAATGCCCGCAACCTCAGAAGGAGGGTAATGGGAGCTTTGGACAGACaagttttgtgaagcaaaaccctggaggctcatcacagcagcagaatgggcaaaacaagggaaaacagcccatggaaacccagcaaggcactggagggcgtatcttcgCGCTACAGACTAAGGAacaagagcaggatccctctgtgatccaaggtacgccaTTATAATACCTGCGTACAAGCTTTGTTCAACTCTAGAGCATCTCTCTTGCTTATGTCTGATGCCTGCAAAACTGCACTAGCACTAGAAatagaacccctaagtacgagtatgATAATAACATCACCGtttggggggagtatagctACTAGTCTaatgtgtagagggtgcgaactAGAGGTAGCCAACTTGCGCCTAACCTACGATCTTAAAGTAATCAACATGGCGGATTTCGATGTAATCCCAGGGATGGACTGAAAATCAGCACATCGAGTGGTCATAGACTACCATCAGAAGATGGTGACCGTGTATACCCCCGAAGGGACTCATTtccaatttaagggggatagacagacgGTGAGCTCGACGAGGAGAAGATCCAGGTGGCAGAATCTGTAatgccctgaattttgggtacgttaatgaggcatttattacataataaagagagtctggctcattattacatcataaatacatcataagtaaagggtacatttattcaacaaggaaggaaactaggattcctaatactactctgcttgctcttccatcctagcaagctcctctgctccaaaagcttccacggtgaactgttcgtcttgaacatctacaaggtctgacacattataccagcgtcaccaccaatataatatgtcagggtcaccaaaggtaacaccatgagctacaaaagctcagcagaacaatcacatacccgctaacccataacttacaaacaataggttatacaatcattgatttccacatgatatatgtatacacagctaacaatgacacatccatattcgttaatcaactatcgttggtgtccaagattcttcGAGTTTCTcttacgcaactcatcgtagaccgtgtctccattttcatatacaaatcaacaatttcccaaaattatttgtttaacacacccaacctcggttccgccgcgccgggttcccgagtatcctcacaatggttccgccgcgccgggttcccattggcacacaattgcattggctccataccacggataaccaagccacaattcaaaaccctcggttccaccgctccgggttcccgagtatctccacaatgattccgccgctccgggttctcattgggtttttcacaaatcttttttttacacacgcacatacacaactcacattatgcaaccaaaaccggtcataatgtagtttcaaaatgtTTCCTTCCttggaaaacatttcctttcattaatcacaccctaagtgccatgtttctactttatcggttctcgtgtctcgtttacatgcaaagactctgcggtaggacaaaagtaagcatgaaacattctaacaagatcatccaactctatattatacCATAAGTAACAcaatcaattcatgtatacaaactcatactccttgaaatatcaaaatacgaatactttgaatcacatggtaacgttttaactttcgaaaaacCGTTCTctcttagaaattcaaaacaacaacgttatacttgagtaagtaagtaagtaagtaagtaaggatttccttaccatTCTTCTAGGcagtagtaacggcttacggacggtacgtcggcggtcggacggagtaacttcctacgggagcttcgaaagagaaaggtttctctcaaaacttgaccttggctaacactactctactttatggatcgaagggtggtcgggtggtggtttagtggcggtcttggatgagtttcttgaagaacacaagaagaactcaagaacaagaagaacaaaagaaagaacaaagaaattctagagggaagttggagcaagaagtgaaggtgtgagttgaaatgcttggaatggggtcctatttataggcaaaaccttggctctctctcctctctcaaggccggcctccccattctctctccatacctcaaattttgacacttgtcaagcaatctttgaaagatcaaggcctaaccctaggcttgcatggctagattgtaccaaggattggatttggaagattttggaagatttgatggagagaaaggataaattgtacaagatttggtgcttaaacaataatagaagtacaatggggagaTAGAtgttggctaggaagaatatacacccaaagatttgaaaagatgaagaaagatcatgggAATCAatcaaggtacaaccaaatctttcctccttcttcctctctttctctctctctctctctctctctccctctctcggctactctctctctctctcggcatctctctctctctctctctctctctctctctctctctcaagtacactatatatatatatatgcatataataATATAGAAGTACAACTACTAGATTTCCCAAAATCtaattaaagaaatccaatttaggcacatgtttcTAATAAACAATTAGATATAGTACTTTTGCAAATCTAGGATATTGATACACATGTACAAATGCCCAAAATTTAAATATAGAATTGGTActaagtaccccaattaaataataggctaggattctccctattaaaataataataaattgcTACTATTAAATTAATCAACaaagtactaggaaatctagggtttagatataccaaaatattttaatgcataaaagtacatgggaatccaaatcttgattattaaaacaaagccttgtactttgttggaagattaaggctattacccaatgggtattAATTCCCcttgtggttaataaccaatgaaTAATAgaagggtgggagaatccccaataaataatgcatatatgtacttgcacatgtgtttaaaatatatataatactatatctttgtacttatcaaaatattttaatgagaggcctattatccaatggacaaagattaccctaacttctattgacc is a window encoding:
- the LOC131317415 gene encoding uncharacterized protein LOC131317415 produces the protein MTFAEFETLFLDKYFPTPLRLAKEQEFLNLKQGTMTVTQYEANYKELSRYALTSIPTEDKKARRFESGLTTARRAVVAQAFTTYAEVMKCALRLESEENDFKTRWRKANNSTGGPIRTHPPSNNREPYLTKPSNLLQGNQLWKTTTPGRGEPQRNGRDLTTVRCYNCQAMGHYSRQCPQPQKEAHRVVIDYHQKMVTVYTPEGTHFQFKGDRQTVSSTRRRSRWQNL